Proteins from a genomic interval of Cupriavidus sp. WKF15:
- a CDS encoding DUF1275 domain-containing transporter produces MPILYLRRLTGKERNPGINRQLACYLAFVAGATNAGGFLAVQQYTSHMSGIVSAMADNLALGSFWLMLDGLGALLSFLAGAACSAVLINWARRERLHSEYALPLMLEAALLVCFGLLGGNLEHHEWLFVPATVMVLCFIMGLQNAMVTKLSNAEIRTTHVTGMVTDIGIELGKLFYCNLSRADPGKPLVLANRHKLRVLITLVALFFAGGVIGALGFKHVGFSATLALAALLVALAAVPVLDDVRLHLWRRDLLPHLLARSRRWAHAVRQDVHAVWLAAQDPRTPWYAKAIALPVSAYALSPIDLIPDYIPVLGHLDDMVLVPLALLLAIRWIPVDVMRQHRAAAAEAANRPVSYAAAMLIVALWIIAAMSASIWLVRHLPGR; encoded by the coding sequence ATGCCAATCCTGTACTTGCGCAGGCTCACCGGGAAGGAGCGCAATCCCGGAATCAATCGGCAACTGGCCTGCTACCTGGCCTTTGTCGCCGGGGCGACCAACGCGGGCGGGTTCCTGGCTGTGCAGCAGTACACCTCGCACATGTCGGGCATCGTGTCCGCCATGGCCGACAACCTGGCGCTTGGCAGTTTCTGGCTGATGCTGGATGGCCTGGGGGCCCTGCTGTCGTTCCTGGCGGGCGCGGCCTGCTCGGCGGTGCTGATCAACTGGGCCCGGCGCGAGAGGCTGCATAGCGAATATGCATTGCCGCTCATGCTGGAGGCCGCGCTGCTGGTGTGTTTTGGCCTGCTCGGCGGCAATCTCGAGCACCACGAATGGTTGTTTGTACCAGCAACGGTCATGGTGCTCTGTTTCATCATGGGCTTGCAAAATGCCATGGTCACCAAGCTGTCGAACGCCGAGATCCGCACCACGCACGTGACCGGCATGGTCACCGACATCGGCATCGAGCTCGGCAAGCTGTTCTATTGCAACCTGTCCAGAGCCGATCCTGGCAAGCCACTGGTGCTCGCCAATCGGCACAAGCTGCGGGTACTCATCACACTGGTCGCATTGTTCTTTGCCGGTGGCGTGATTGGCGCGCTGGGGTTCAAGCACGTCGGGTTCAGCGCCACGCTTGCGCTGGCAGCCCTGCTGGTCGCGCTCGCTGCCGTCCCGGTCCTGGACGATGTGCGTCTGCACTTGTGGCGCCGTGATCTTCTGCCTCATCTGCTCGCACGGTCCCGGCGCTGGGCGCATGCAGTCAGGCAGGATGTGCATGCGGTATGGCTGGCCGCCCAGGATCCCCGCACACCATGGTATGCGAAGGCGATTGCCTTGCCGGTCTCCGCCTATGCCTTGTCACCCATTGACCTGATTCCTGATTACATTCCGGTGCTTGGCCATCTGGACGACATGGTGTTGGTGCCTCTCGCCTTGCTGCTGGCAATACGATGGATTCCGGTTGACGTGATGCGCCAGCATCGTGCAGCCGCGGCAGAGGCCGCAAATCGCCCCGTCAGCTACGCTGCGGCGATGTTGATCGTAGCGCTCTGGATTATTGCCGCAATGTCGGCGTCGATCTGGCTCGTGCGGCATCTGCCCGGCCGTTGA
- a CDS encoding fused MFS/spermidine synthase: protein MLADRSSFEAYLKFLAEATNDGTPQVLETQHALSLHFDALATQSFMSRKDPDKLVLGYTRTMMGFLLLHPTPARISMIGLGGGSLAKYCYRHLPNTTIVAIEINPAVIALREQFQIPPDDERLEVVCADGAEYVANQNARPDVILVDGFLADGMPVQLGTADFYAACHARLSDTGVLVANFLESDPDIPLYLEEVSTAFGNSMSISLSEDSANYTLFAWKGAHRLPSLDTLMARARILETAHSLKLTTAARRLKRGEQLASDRAAWHKLARPQILS, encoded by the coding sequence ATGCTCGCCGACCGCTCCTCGTTTGAGGCTTATCTGAAATTTCTTGCCGAGGCGACCAACGACGGCACGCCGCAGGTGCTGGAAACCCAGCACGCCCTGTCGCTGCATTTCGACGCGCTGGCTACCCAAAGCTTCATGTCGCGCAAGGACCCCGACAAGCTCGTGCTGGGATATACCCGGACGATGATGGGATTCCTGCTGTTGCACCCGACTCCAGCCAGAATCTCGATGATCGGCCTGGGTGGCGGTTCTCTTGCCAAATATTGCTACCGGCATCTGCCCAACACCACGATTGTGGCGATCGAAATCAACCCGGCGGTCATTGCCCTGCGCGAGCAGTTCCAGATCCCGCCGGACGACGAACGACTCGAGGTGGTCTGCGCGGATGGCGCCGAATATGTCGCGAACCAGAATGCGCGGCCGGACGTGATCCTGGTGGACGGGTTCCTGGCCGACGGCATGCCAGTGCAGTTGGGCACGGCTGACTTCTATGCGGCCTGTCATGCACGCTTGAGCGATACGGGCGTGCTGGTCGCCAATTTCCTCGAAAGCGATCCCGATATCCCGCTCTATCTGGAGGAAGTCAGCACCGCGTTCGGCAATTCGATGTCAATTTCCCTTTCGGAGGACAGCGCCAACTACACGCTGTTTGCCTGGAAGGGCGCGCACAGGCTGCCCTCCCTGGACACGCTGATGGCGCGGGCGCGCATCCTGGAAACGGCGCATTCACTGAAACTCACTACGGCTGCCCGCCGCCTGAAGCGCGGCGAGCAGCTTGCGTCGGATCGCGCCGCCTGGCATAAGCTGGCAAGGCCGCAGATTCTGTCCTGA
- a CDS encoding HPr family phosphocarrier protein has product MVEVTLEATARDGFQGRNSARLAFTANQFECEIRLTNGPWIANAKNVLEVMRLSARVGTHLCIQADGVDEAAAIVTIAALLRGEALPRPR; this is encoded by the coding sequence GTGGTAGAGGTGACGTTAGAGGCAACTGCCAGGGACGGATTTCAAGGACGCAATTCGGCGCGACTGGCTTTCACGGCCAATCAGTTCGAGTGCGAGATCCGACTCACCAACGGCCCCTGGATCGCGAACGCCAAGAACGTGCTTGAGGTCATGCGCCTGTCCGCCCGCGTGGGAACACACCTGTGCATCCAGGCGGACGGCGTGGACGAGGCCGCCGCGATCGTCACCATCGCCGCCTTGCTCAGGGGGGAAGCGCTCCCCAGACCGCGCTAA
- a CDS encoding CopG family transcriptional regulator — MESKTARLTVLIDPVKKQALETLCAAQDQTPSQVVRQLIRDYLQEHEVDYATRPRVGTPRMAKEGG; from the coding sequence ATGGAATCCAAGACTGCCCGCCTGACCGTACTAATCGATCCGGTGAAGAAACAGGCCCTTGAGACGCTGTGTGCCGCCCAGGACCAGACACCGTCTCAAGTTGTTCGCCAGCTGATTCGCGACTATTTGCAGGAGCACGAGGTGGACTACGCCACCAGGCCGAGGGTCGGCACGCCCAGGATGGCGAAGGAAGGCGGCTGA
- a CDS encoding formate hydrogenlyase, with product MWQILKQIVRTGIVTEPAPPCAEGEAASVQHIHQELLDILGRALTIRQVDAGSCNGCELEIHALGNPYYNIEGLGIKFVASPRHADMLLVTGPVSRHMEEALRRTYAATPEPRLVVATGDCACTGGIYGESYASCGRVANVIPVDLAVPGCPPPPIEILRGILNAVRRRQTGSARR from the coding sequence ATGTGGCAAATCCTCAAGCAGATCGTCCGCACCGGCATCGTCACCGAGCCTGCGCCGCCTTGCGCGGAGGGTGAGGCTGCCTCTGTTCAACACATCCACCAGGAACTGCTCGACATTCTCGGCCGGGCATTGACGATCCGCCAGGTCGACGCCGGCTCGTGCAATGGCTGCGAGCTGGAGATCCATGCACTCGGCAACCCCTACTACAACATCGAAGGCCTGGGCATCAAGTTCGTCGCCAGCCCGCGCCATGCCGACATGCTGCTGGTGACCGGACCCGTCTCGCGTCATATGGAAGAGGCCCTGCGGCGCACCTACGCGGCGACGCCCGAACCAAGACTGGTGGTGGCGACAGGCGATTGCGCCTGTACCGGCGGGATCTACGGGGAAAGCTATGCGAGCTGCGGCCGCGTCGCCAACGTCATCCCGGTCGACTTAGCCGTGCCAGGCTGTCCACCGCCCCCCATCGAGATCCTGCGCGGAATTCTGAACGCCGTGCGACGGCGGCAGACCGGTTCCGCACGGCGCTAG